The stretch of DNA CCCTCTGGCCAATTCATCCCTAATCAAATCAAGATGCATTTCATAATTGTCCATTTCCTTTAAAGGCACCGGAATGGGagagaaatttttcatagTGGCAATAAGCTCCGAGTACGCAGTGTAATCAGGAAGAAAGAATGACAAATAACAATCGGCAATGATCGTGGCAATTCTTGTCAACCCTGCTCTTCCTCCTGGTACAATACATACGTTTCTGTACGTGTACTTTGATGCTTTGCCTTGACGGTACTCTTCGTTGTAGTAGTTTGCAACGGCCTCACGAAGCTCCTTGATACCGGCAGTTGGGGCGTACTCACGATAGTCTACTGGCAAGTTGATTTGTTTGGGTCTAGGAAAAGACCCGGGAATTGTGTCACCGTGTTCAGGTGCACCTTGCCCCAAGTTAGCCCAATCACCAACATGCTCAGAGTCGTACCCATACTCTGCGGCCCTTTCCGTTACCCACAAGACCCCGGTCGAAGACTGTTTGGTGTTCAATGCGGGCTTGAAGGTGCTCTCGTTAAATCTTGGCTTGGGCAATGGGATGGGCGAGCTTTCTCTACCATTCTCCAGCTTTGACAATTTGGAGATCAAATGCTGTCTAAAGTTTGAGTTTTTCAAGTTTGGGGTAGCCAGTGGTGTTCTTCCAGGAATTGTCTGATATGTGCTTGCGTGATAGTTTTCACGAACATGGTGTGGTTGTGGGGACCTCAAGCTAGACTCATCATGAGCGTGATAGTTCCCGGATTGTGAAATAGGATTGTGCAATGGAGTTGTGGGGGATGCTTGAATTGCTTCCAATAATGAGGATGCGGATCTTTTTAAAGCAGGGGGCAATGTTGATTCCAATCTTTCAAACTCTAACACGGAATCTTGGTCATTGTCAGATTCATCAGTGAGCTGGAAACTAGACATCTTGTTGTTAGTGATAATGTTGTGTTTTATGGATGAAGATAAACTTCCAAGATCAGATCTAGcgcaaattttttttttttttgcttcttCAACGGCTGCTTcagttttcatttttcttctgGGGGGGTGGAAGAAGTTTAAATCAGTTGTTGATTAGATTCTTATTAGTCATAAATGCGCTAAATTAATCCTTAGCCCCGGATTACCTAATCATATAAACTTCACATGATTAATCGAGTGAAAACTTGAAGCTCTTACTGTAGGTTTAGAATTAAACATGATGATGCACTTCCATAAAGTGCATAAGAATATAACAGGAAATCACAAAAGACAAGTGCACAACTTCTTGACAAGTAAATAACGCTCAAGGATCTAAAACGTGTTCCTTGCAATCAGAAACTTTCAGACGAACTtagatttcaaaaatttagCGGGATTCGTTCAGTGAAACGACAACACAGAAAATGCTCTAGTCAATTGTATGCCAAAAGATACCAAGATCTTCTTTCGAGCTCTTGATGCAATGTAACCTGCTTTAAGCTTTCTTAAAGGAATATTATACTTTTTCAGTCGAGTTTGGTAAGCAAATATCGTTTTCACAACGAATCGCGCACGGTTCAAGTCaagcaagaaaaaaaaataaacaaaataaaatggaGAGCTTTAaaaccacaacaaccacaacctTATCCTTTTACATTGAAATAGTGCTGATACAATGGAAAATCCTCACGAACAGACGCATAACGCGTTATTGTCAagaataattaataatatggTACGTTGTATTGGGTCTAACAGCTCCAGTAAACTAGAAACTGCAGGCAGTCAAAAGCAACAATGTAATACTAACTTACTAACAGGAAAGCTTGAATGAGTCGGTAGTAGCGGTAAACAAATCCTTACAGCAgatcaataacaacaatttacAAACAGAAATATTATCGCAGATGTGGGAAAACTATATTCGGAACTCTGAGTACAATTTAGAGGTGACTGGTTTGAAGAAGGAGCCGTTGTTTGAGAAGAGAGAATGAGTGccaataaaaagaaaacagaCTGCTAGTCCTCATTAACCAAGGTGTTATATAGACGTACGAACTCACCCTTGTTCAAAGAGCCTGAATTATATTGCTGTGAGTGTTGAATTGTGACGGCTCACCTTAGCATTGGCTCTTTCTAATGACAGGAGAGCCGTGGGTTGACTACACTCCAAAGTCTATAATTTCTAGATATAGTATCATGAACAATACTTAATATGTATTACTATTTGTGTATTCCatttaaaccaaaaaaagtTTTGCGGATTGGTTTATGCCAGGTCAACAGTATATAATGTACAAAAGAACAAAACCAAGCAACATCgtaatataaaaatatcacTCCCAGGAATTAAATGACTGTTTGTGGGTCTGCAATCTCTTAGTTTTGGGTTGGTAACAATCCGAACCTCTTTTTCAAGGTCACTCTTTGTCTGGAGTATTTGTCATCTGGGGAGAATCTAGCTGGGTGAGCAGATTTGGTGATTTCTCCATCTTCTgatatctttttcaaagtGTAGATTCTTTTGCCTTCGGCATCTAAGGTGTACATCAAATGCATTGTGGATGAAGTATTGGTTTAAGGATAAACTGTTCCAGCTAAGAGCAGACTATCcgaatttttttttttttttttttttcactgGTTCGATGTCTTCTGTCATCGCATTattagaaattgatgaattgacacgaaaaaaaagagaaaaagagaaaaccAGAGCACCACTGTTTTCGAGTTACAAAACACTATCATGCATGCCTATTCATATCGTGTATTACTATATATTCTCTTCCTGTTTAAATGCCTCCCAGCGCTTATTCAAAGTGATAAAGACTCCATTACATATCAACCCCAGTTCCCTATTGTCCTTGGTTTGGGATGCTAATTTGTCAGGATGAATGCTGCTAATGACCTTCATATACTGGATCTTTACTTGTTTTGGTAGCATCAAATCGTTGGTAGTTAAATTACGCAATTTCTCACTCATTCTGATATTTGGAGGTATAATCTCATTTAAGTTAGTCAACATGGCTCGAAGATTGTTCTGTTTGGCGTCTGCCCAAGATCTAATTTTGTCTTCAATCTTGTCTTTAGTCAAAGCATCAACTTCGTCGTCACCTGACTTAGTTGGCCGTTTTGTTTCAACTGCAGGAGTCTTATTCGAAGGTGTAGAAGCACGCGACGACACACTTGGTTTAGGCGGTTTGTAATTTTGTGGGTTAACGATTTTATCGACTCTTCGCTTACCGTCCATAACTTTCTTATCGTTGCAATTCAACTGTCTTATTAAAACAAGGTACTGTTCCAAAGCCTCGCTGTACTTCTCTAACAATTCCAACACTTCTGCCTTTATCATGAACAATTTAGTACACCAATACTTGATCAGCTTGTCTGCAATTTCATAATCACTCAAAATCTCTTGAGGCAAGAACAATGCTTCCGCATCTTTGATATTATCCAAACTTTCCTTCAAATGCCCCAGCAACTTGTTGACTGAAGCCAAGTTTGATAAAATAACAATCCGCAATTCATGATTAGGAGGCAAACAGCCAAGACAAATCGTGTAGGATTCTAACGCAGTGGTATAATCACCAGATTTATATGCAGCTGTAGCTTTTTCCTTTGCAGTAGTGTAATCAGTGTAAACAAACTGATTCAAAGGGCTTGAATCACGAAAAGACCCAGGGGCAGGGGCATTTCTACCATTTGATGTGCCCGAAGTTCCCAATCCAAGCAAATCCTCATCGGGAGTAGTACTGTTTACAGAAGAGTCAACTGAAACTGGGTCGGATGCATGATGATTTATGGAAGTGGGCCTCTCTGGAGGTGCAGTAACTTGACTTTTTCTTGCTGGTCTTTGTGGCAATTCAATACTTGCTTTCTGCTGCACGTTGCGTCTAGGTGGCTCTCTCTTTTGCGAGCTCATAATGCCATGGCGATTTGAATTCAGCGGTCTCTGTGGTAATTCTGGACTTGACTCTTTAGACGAGGGATGAGATTGTTTTGGCTTGCCGTCTATCCAATTTTCAAAGCGAGCTCTGGATCTATCTCTGTTCCGTTctctttgttgtttcatAAAGCGCTCTATgtctttttgatttatgtTTTCTTCGTCCGTTCCATACTCCTCGCCTCCATATTTCTTCTCCATTGCATCTGATTCATACTTCTCTTTCGTCTTCATCCACGCTGGGATGTTGTCATTGTTGCTTCTAGGACCGCTGAATTGTTCCAAATTTTGCATTACCGCTCGTTTAGAAAAATTGTAGAAACTGTTTGCTTTCTTAACTAAATCGGTGCCCAActcattcaattttattccTTCGGAACGCTGACCTAGAACAGAACCACCGTTCTCCACCATGTCCGTGTTTGAATTGCCCGAGTTCTTACTCATAATATAATTGACACATTTCTGCAAATCTAACCCTCTTTTGTTAATGGCCTCATTAGCATCTTCGACACTAAATCCAATGTCAACCAattcagcaacaacaaaatctTTTTGCTCATTAGCTCTATTTGAAGCTCTCTTGCTATGCAGAACTGTCAGGTGGGACTCTGCTTCGGAAGTTTGTGACAGTATAGAAGGAGATGCAACTGACTTCGAAGCCGATTTACTTTCTTGGAAAAAATCGGTGAAATCATCGTCCAACAAAGAAATCTCAGCTGATTTTGAGTTGTCCCTATTAACAGGGGTTGGGTCCGACTTACTAGACAGGTTTTGGGACTTGCTTTCTAGAAAGATCAGAAATGGATCTTCTGGTTGGGCCGACAAGATACCTGTTTGGTGAAGTGAAACACCCAGCTCGGAATTTCCACTATTGCTTACTGGACTAGCTGTCCTACTTGGCGTCAAAATATCAATGTTTGACCAGCTTGAATTGACGGAATTGTTCTGGGATTGAGATTGAAGTAGATTGTTTTTTGTAGGTTGTTGAAAAGCTTGTtgtctttgttgttgttgttgttgttgctgtaaCTTTTGACGTTCTGATAGTGACAAATTGTTGAGCTTTAAGTTCAAGCTGCTAGTGCTATTTCCACTACTTGCAGATTGAAATAAATCTGCAAATGCATCTTTTTTTGGAGGAACCATAGTCCATAGAAATGACAACAAACTTTCTATCTATCTTGTTTTGAAAACCGAAAaagattcaaaaaaaaaggaaaaaaaagacacCAGCAAATATAAAACTGAAAATGTGCACGCAAATGTCCCGCGTAGACCAGGAGATCTCTCtctttctgttttttttttttctattttccCAGTTGAGGAGGTTGTACATGCTTTTCTTTCCAGATCTTGCGATAAGgtataatttgatttactTAGCACAGGAAAACATTCGAGACGCAAATGAGCCAAAATGCCGATGAATATGAAGCTTTAACGGCCACTTTACTGTCGttttacaattttttcagGCACCAATTCGAGCACATTATCAAACCAAGACTAATAAAATTTCGAGCCATGACCGAGAAAGAAAGAGCTTTGCTTCCATGGTACGAAGCGCACACAGGGGAGTTAAAACAGTGTATCGAAGTAAATCGTGGATTTACGGAATTACTATCTACAAGCATTGCAAATGACTGGGGTGTTGCTGGAACATCTCTAGATTGGCATCCAGCTGGCCCTCGAGAGTTTGAGATAACCTCCACGACGTTATTGCAATTGATGAGAGAGTGGAGTGACGAGGGCCAAGCTGAAAGAGACGTTGCATTCACTCGAATCATAAGCGAGTTGGAAGAGCTTTATCCTGATGAGCCGTCGCGACAATCAATCAGAATATTAAACCCTGGCTGTGGCTTGGGTCGATTGGTTATGGAGTTGGTGATAAGAGGATTTTGGACACAAGGAAACGAGATCAGCTACCACATGCTATTGGCATCaaattttatattgaatCACAGCCAGTTTCCTCACAGCCATTCGATATTTCCGTTTTTATCGAGATCGTCGCATTTGGTAAAGCGAAAGTATCAAACAAGGGGCATCACAATCCCCGATGTGGCACCGTTTGCGGTCCTCTCAGAATTGAAGGAGAAAACTCCCAGTATTGCATACGAAGAATTGATGTCAATAACTGCCGGCTCGTTTCTTGAATTATACGGTCCAAATAAACCGAGCGACACTTTGAATGACCCGGCTGCCATTGAGTTGAAGAATTCGAGCAAAGATAGCTTTGACGTCGTTGTTAcgaatttttttttagacACAGCAAGCAATATCATCGAGTATGTGAGAGCAATCAACCAcgttttgaaaaatggtgGCAGATGGATAAATTTCGGTCCATTGTTGTGGCATTTTGAGGGTGACTACAATGTCAGCTACATTAATAGAGAAGATAATGTCTCTATACCAGATATCAAAAAAGGGTTAGAGTTATCTCGCGAAGACTTGCTTGAGTTAATCAAGAATATGGGCTTTGACTTTGTGAAACATGAGTCTGACATAGAAAGCACATATTGCAAGGACATAAAGCTGTTGGGttcatttgttttcaaGTGTGAATATTGGGTGTGTATTAAAGTGAGATAAAGAAGTTTCATTGTACTACTATAATATTACTCTGTTTAGTTCTATTGAgcaataaaatttttgtaGTGGAATATCACAAGTTTGTCTTTTTAACATTAGAATTCAATCTTTTCAAGATGACATCGTCTGATTCGGCCAAAACGCCTGCCAACTTTAATGTGTCCTTAGTCTTGACGACGATAGTGTCCCAATCCAATGGCGTCTTTCCGATCcttgaattgaattcaacAGTCTTGGTCCACTCTTTGGCATCTTCTGCGGAATAATCCAAGTTCGAAGAGATATATTCTATAGCCTCATCGACGTGCTCGTTATAGTATTGGATTCCTTGGTTGACGGCATCAATAAAGTTCTTGATCACGTCCGATTTAGCTTGCAAAGAGTCAGAAGATGTTGCAACGACCCATGACGACCAAGGAGTGTATATCTGATCAATCTGTTTGATTTCATGGTTATCATAATACTTTTTGCTGGTAAAGTATTCCCACATGAATGCATCTGACCCTTCTACCCCGTCCTTCAAATTTACAGAGTCCCGtaaattcttgaaattgGATAAAACCTGAAATTGGTCAAAAGAAGGAACCCCCAATTGATGGGCCAAAACAAAGCTCATCACATACGACCCTGATCCTATTCGGCTCACCCCAATCCTTTTTAATTGCTTTGCGTCGGTGACATCGTCACGATTGGAACCGGTGCTGACAGCCCACAATAAAGGTGATTTGACATAAGTGTCTAGAACATGAATATTTTCGTTACCCTTTGCAATATCAGCAATAAAAGCTTCTGTCAACCCAATTGCGATGTCTACCTCATTCGAATTGAGCAAATTAATTAGTCTTCCACTTCCTTCAGGGACTTTTACAAACTCAATGCTGAGATCGTGTGCTTTGTAGTAGCCTTGTTGTTGAGCAAAGAATAGTGGCGTGGAAAAGTGCTCTGGAATGTATGCAACTTTCAAGGTAGGCATTGTTTACTTAGCAGTGTTCTGATTTGTGTAGAATGTTCTGAAGCCAACCACAGTTTTCTTGCACGTTCTCTGCTTTTTATTCGCCGCAGAAAACCTCGAAAAAACTGATTTATCACTGTGTAAAATTGCACGACTGTGCCACTCACAGAAAAAGAGTGTGCAGTTATTTAGTATTGTTAACAAAGGTTATATTGACTAGCAATTTGGTCGTACCTGACAAGAGTATTTATGAAATTGAGAGACAAATGAAATACAAATGTCAAACGATGCCAAGACTACAGTGCAAAGACATTCAAGTTCTAACATTGATAATATAGAATTGAACTGacaaaatacaaataaCCATGGCCATTCACATAACGACATGtttatacaaaaaaaaaaaagaaacaacacCATGGAGATCTGTACACACTTGCCTATTTGTATATTACCTTAACTTCAGTCTCcttgtttatttatatttagcAACATGTGCTTCTTGGAGCATTAGCATTATCAGTGTTTGCAGTCAAATCAATTCTGCGACCATTTGAACCTTCTTGAGCCTCGCCACCAGTAACCGTCACACTCGGGATCTTGCTTCCAATACCCACAAATACCTCGTTAACATTATTGCCAGTCTTTGCACTGGTctcaaaaaataacaaaccTTCTTCATCAGCCAAACTTTGCCCTTCCTCGACACTCACCTTTCGTAAAGTCTCACCATCTTCTGCACTATCATCTTCTACCAAGTCAAGCTTGTTTCCAACCAATGCAATCGTTATATCTCTATTAGCCTGCTCATGCAACTCTTTAACCCAATGTCTAGCTTTTATAAATGAAGCTGGTTTGGTAATATCGTAAACGACAATAGCAGCTTGGGCATTTCTATAATACATCGGGGCAAGAGAAGCAAAACGCTCCTGCCCAGCAGTGTCCCAGATTTCATACTTTATAGTGCGCTCACCGATGGTGCACTTTTGAGTTAAAAACGCAGCTCCTATAGTTGGctctttgttttcttgGAAATCATTGGACACAAATCGCAACACCAACGACGACTTTCCTACTGCAGCTTCTCCCAATAAAACCAATTTCACTGCTGTTGCGGGGGCTGGATGTTGACTCATTGCTAGTATGTATTTTGGCTCTTTGATCCTGAATGCGACAATGCAATACAAATAGTAGAAATAATGATGGTGATACTACTagtattaataataatccgAGAAACGATATcacaaaataaatcagTACCCAATGAGGTTGATGCACAAATATTAGTGGTGTGTAAAACTAAAGAGAATATCTCGCTATGATTTCTATTGATAAGAAAAGATGAGAGATTAAGGAAATATCTTCTGTAGTTGTATCGccaccttttttttttgtagtagtagtagtatcggttttggttttggttttctcATTAGTTAAGATTCTTGCGATAAGGCACGACCTTGATCATTTGCATGTTTCTCgtttaattgtttttatttctttttttttttatggtGTGTGGTAGTAGTTACAGATATCGACGGTTGCAAGTGCACGAGTGCTGCGACTGACCGGATCGTCATGCTAAAAGATTCAGGGGTGTGTAAGAGCGTGCCAAGTCGAGGAGGAACCAACATTTCACAACTGCTTCAGGATAGGgcattctttttcttctttctattTGATCTAGCCTTGCGTCTATTCGTGTTGTTGGTTGGTACAAGCGAATATCCCAATAAGGTTTTTGTTGCCTATGTGCATCGTGTAGTAGTATAGTAACGAGAGATAcgattcttcttctccttcCCCTTTTCTTCGGATTgctttatatttatatatatatattgtcATCATCGTCACGAAATTCactatcattatcaattattttgttttttctttatctttgTCCTCCTCGTTTAATCCTTATCACAGTTTTGGGTTGTtgcaatttcttttcattctCCAGTTGGGGCTTACACTTTCTCTTGGAGTTTCCgtttataatttttacACACACAAAAGCACAAACTACACTTTGTCTTCACAGTGTATAACAGATACCACGGTATTACTAAGGGGGAAAACTAACCTAACCAAAGGGACTGacaaaaaaagtaaaaagaaaacaaaggaggacaaaaaaaaaagagagagaatCAAAAAGACATACACATAACCTACTTTGATTGAGcaatccaaaaaaaaaaaaattagtcTCGTGTAACAATGTTTCAGTTTATTCCTTTTCCAATATCATTCACGAAGATGAACATATTCAAGAAACCAATAACAGCAGTGACAACTGGGCTAACGGCTATTACGTCCAATGAATCCCGCAAAGAAAACTCAGactcctcctcctcctcctcctccaaGAAAAGCACACCTGCAGTTCTTACAATCTCCTCACACAAGCAAAGGGAAGAtttcaatgaattgaaCGAGATTGAATCGCAGCGTATAGTGGAGGGGTTGAACAATGCCGCCACTTCCATCTGGTCGATCAGTGCTGGGATATCCCGTGTTAACCGCAAGAGAAATAGGTACACCAACGTTACACCATGGGATCGAACAAGAGTGAAACTTCCCGTTGTGGATGGATCCTTTTCGGATTATATTAACGCATCACACATTCACTTGAAAACCACAGCAAGCAAAATATCTAACAGATACATTGCATGTCAGGGCCCATTGGAACATACAACTCACCACTTTTGGGCAATGTGTTTCAACGAACtggaaaaacaaaaaaatgacgtggttgttgttgtaatggTGACCCCTTTGGTCGAAAACGGAATGGTAAAGTGCGACAGGTATTGGCCGGAATTGCATGAAACGTGGGATTTCACCTCCAAGAATGCAGAGGATGGTATCAAgtatgaaaaattaactCTCACAAACATTGGCGAGAATCACAAGGAACTGGAAGATTACTTGATAACCGAATTGGAGTTGAAATCGCCCACCAAGAGCAAAAAAGTTTatcactactactattataAATGGGCAGATGCCAAAGTGCCTCCATCTATCGAACCGTTAATTGCCTTGTCGCGCAGTGTTTATAAGATCAATCAGCCATTGATCGAATCTGGCAAACCGCTTGTGCCAATAGTACATTGCTCTGCCGGAGTTGGTAGATCTGGAACATTTATGGCTTTTGATCATTTGTTTAGAGATGCAGACAAGTTTCGAAACCTAGTGCACGAAGACAGAATAGCCAGTAAGGATTTAGTATACCAATCTGTCTGTCAGCTACGTAACCAACGTATGATGACGGTGCAGACTGTGTACCAGTATTGCTTTTTATATGAAGCTGCTAGAACTATATATAAGAGATAGAGTTTGTTTCtagttttgttttcttatcaatttgatttaatttttaatactTAATATACAgtttgttgcaaaaaaaaaagaaaaaataaaaaataaaaaaggtCCAATATTTGGAGAAAGAGACTTTAGGTGTTCGAAAACCTCTTTAGCAACCAAATCTTGATAGTATGATACCAGTTTCTGACCATTCAACACAAGACGTTGCAAATGCGGTGGATTTATTGATAACCTCAGACGTATTTTCGTTAGAGACCAAAAGAGATATTTCACAGCCACCATTGGCGATTGTGATGGCTACTGCAACGCTTCAACAGATTCTACTTGATCTCTTTAGAAATCAACTGACACCTGTGGCCGATACGGAAGAAGGAAACCTAAAGTTTCAAAAGAGTTTGCCATTTTCCCATTGGTACTTGACTGTGCAATCCTGCGAGATGGAATTAGTTGAGAAAATTCTCACCATTCAGAATCTAgtggaaaagaaaataaccATCAAGGGGTCTCTATTGAATGCTTTCCAACTAAATGGTTGCTATCATCAAGGTCTGATTACTTGTAAGTGCAAAGATATCCAAGACTTCATCTCAAAATTCATGAATTGTACAATAAACGAGCAACTCAGTATCTCACCGCTTGACTCACTCAACCACTTAGAAATATGCAAGAAAACAAACCTCGAAAGTAACTTATCAAAACACAAATCTATTACATTGGTGTACAATGAGACTCAAGTATCGGCCATTTTAGGGAAAGGAGGTCATACTCTTAATTCTATCAGATTCCAATCAAAATGCTGGATATATGTGCTACCTGTTTGTGGTTTCAACAAACCCAGAACTcaagaaattcaaatatcaGGCACTGTTGACAACATTGGAATAGCAGTGTATGAGATTAATAAGATAGTTTCTGGAAGTAACAAATAGAgtgggttttttttttgtttaggGTGCAACTACATCTAAGTAAAAAGAGATTTGGGTGCCGGGTGAACAGTGTCCTGCACACAGGTGGTCATCGCActcttgttctttttttttccaccACTATAATGGTGCTCATTATAGTTTTAGTGGCTTTCTTTGTCTCTTTCTTTGGGTTAATTTTTCACTCTGgcactaaaaaaaaattttcaccaTCTTCttacaaaattttcttcctcccctttttttcttccttcctttctttctttctttctttttcctctTTCCCTTCAATTAACCTACACTTATACATAATCTTAATAAAATGGCTGACGGTGTTTTCCAAGGTGCTATTGGTATCGATTTAGGTACTACTTACTCATGTGTTGCTACTTATGATTCTGCTGTTGAAATCATTGCCAACGAACAAGGTAACAGAGTCACTCCATCTTTTGTCGCTTTCACTAGTGAAGAAAGATTGATTGGTGATGCTGCTAAAAATCAAGCTGCTTTGAACCCAAAGAACACTGTTTTCGATGCTAAGCGTTTGATTGGTAGAGCTTTCGACGATGAATCTGTCCAAAAAGATATCAAGTCATGGCCATTCAAAGTTGTTGAATCCAACGGTCAACCATTGATTGAAGTTGAATACTTGGACGAAACCAAAACTTTCTCCCCACAAGAAATTTCCTCCATGGTCTTGACCAAGATGAAGGAAATTGCTGAAGCCAAGATCGgtaaaaaagttgaaaaagcTGTTGTCACTGTTCCAGCTTATTTCAATGATGCTCAAAGACAAGCCACCAAAGATGCTGGTGCCATTGCCGGTTTAAACGTTTTGAGAATCATTAACGAACCAACTGCTGCCGCCATTGCTTACGGTTTAGGTGCCGGTAAAtctgaaaaagaaagacaCGTCTTGATCTTCGATTTGGGTGGTGGTACTTTCGATGTTTCCTTATTGAACATTACTGGTGGTGTTTTCACTGTTAAAGCCACTGCTGGTGACACTCACTTGGGTGGTCAAGATTTCGATACCAACTTGTTGGAACACTTCAAGAAGGAATTCCAAAAGAAGACCGGTAACGATATTTCTGGCGATGCTAGAGCTTTAAGAAGATTGAGAACTGCTTGTGAAAGAGCTAAGAGATCTTTGTCTTCTGGTACCCAAACCACTGTTGAAATCGACTCCTTGTTTGATGGTGAAGATTTCTCTGCCAACATTACCAGAGCCAGATTTGAAGACATCAACTCTGCTTTGTTCAAATCTACTTTAGAACCAGTTGAACAAGTTT from Candida albicans SC5314 chromosome R, complete sequence encodes:
- a CDS encoding uncharacterized protein (Protein with an aspartate aminotransferase domain; Gcn4-regulated) — translated: MSSFQLTDESDNDQDSVLEFERLESTLPPALKRSASSLLEAIQASPTTPLHNPISQSGNYHAHDESSLRSPQPHHVRENYHASTYQTIPGRTPSATPNLKNSNFRQHLISKLSKSENGRESSPIPLPKPRFNESTFKPALNTKQSSTGVLWVTERAAEYGYDSEHVGDWANLGQGAPEHGDTIPGSFPRPKQINLPVDYREYAPTAGIKELREAVANYYNEEYRQGKASKYTYRNVCIVPGGRAGLTRIATIIADCYLSFFLPDYTAYSELIATMKNFSPIPVPLKEMDNYEMHLDLIRDELARGMSALLTSNPRNPTGNCLSRDQLQELHRMCREKCLIIMDEFYSHYYYDEGCTGSSISSAEYVEDVNRDPVLILNGLTKAFRLPGWRICWILGPEDYINALSSAGSFLDGGSNSPLQHVAVDFLQPLKVKQEMMALQLHFKMKRDYIIGRLSKMGFKFTKKTIPNSTFYLWLNLSHLPGKLSNCLGFFHECLHEKVIVVPGFFFLINPQNLAHMEEIIWYNYVRISYGPELHHLENGMDGIERILDRFGCLPYDINS
- the DAD4 gene encoding Dad4p (Subunit of the Dam1 (DASH) complex, which acts in chromosome segregation by coupling kinetochores to spindle microtubules); this translates as MENPHEQTHNALLSRIINNMESLNESVVAVNKSLQQINNNNLQTEILSQMWENYIRNSEYNLEVTGLKKEPLFEKRE
- the NOP10 gene encoding snoRNP complex protein (Small nucleolar ribonucleoprotein; flucytosine induced): MHLMYTLDAEGKRIYTLKKISEDGEITKSAHPARFSPDDKYSRQRVTLKKRFGLLPTQN
- the FGR32 gene encoding Fgr32p (Protein similar to S. cerevisiae Swa2p; induced upon adherence to polystyrene; transposon mutation affects filamentous growth; Hap43p-repressed gene), translating into MVPPKKDAFADLFQSASSGNSTSSLNLKLNNLSLSERQKLQQQQQQQQRQQAFQQPTKNNLLQSQSQNNSVNSSWSNIDILTPSRTASPVSNSGNSESGVSLHQTGILSAQPEDPFSIFLESKSQNSSSKSDPTPVNRDNSKSAEISLLDDDFTDFFQESKSASKSVASPSISSQTSEAESHSTVSHSKRASNRANEQKDFVVAELVDIGFSVEDANEAINKRGLDLQKCVNYIMSKNSGNSNTDMVENGGSVLGQRSEGIKLNELGTDLVKKANSFYNFSKRAVMQNLEQFSGPRSNNDNIPAWMKTKEKYESDAMEKKYGGEEYGTDEENINQKDIERFMKQQRERNRDRSRARFENWIDGKPKQSHPSSKESSPELPQRPSNSNRHGIMSSQKREPPRRNVQQKASIELPQRPARKSQVTAPPERPTSINHHASDPVSVDSSVNSTTPDEDLLGLGTSGTSNGRNAPAPGSFRDSSPLNQFVYTDYTTAKEKATAAYKSGDYTTALESYTICLGCLPPNHELRIVILSNLASVNKLSGHLKESLDNIKDAEALFLPQEILSDYEIADKSIKYWCTKLFMIKAEVLELLEKYSEALEQYLVLIRQLNCNDKKVMDGKRRVDKIVNPQNYKPPKPSVSSRASTPSNKTPAVETKRPTKSGDDEVDALTKDKIEDKIRSWADAKQNNLRAMLTNLNEIIPPNIRMSEKLRNLTTNDLMLPKQVKIQYMKVISSIHPDKLASQTKDNRESGLICNGVFITLNKRWEAFKQEENI
- a CDS encoding S-adenosylmethionine-dependent methyltransferase (Ortholog of S. cerevisiae YNL092W and S. pombe SPBC1778.07; a putative N2227-like methyltransferase; Hap43-repressed gene) translates to MSQNADEYEALTATLSSFYNFFRHQFEHIIKPRLIKFRAMTEKERALLPWYEAHTGELKQCIEVNRGFTELLSTSIANDWGVAGTSLDWHPAGPREFEITSTTLLQLMREWSDEGQAERDVAFTRIISELEELYPDEPSRQSIRILNPGCGLGRLVMELVIRGFWTQGNEISYHMLLASNFILNHSQFPHSHSIFPFLSRSSHLVKRKYQTRGITIPDVAPFAVLSELKEKTPSIAYEELMSITAGSFLELYGPNKPSDTLNDPAAIELKNSSKDSFDVVVTNFFLDTASNIIEYVRAINHVLKNGGRWINFGPLLWHFEGDYNVSYINREDNVSIPDIKKGLELSREDLLELIKNMGFDFVKHESDIESTYCKDIKSLGSFVFKCEYWVCIKVR